A single Muntiacus reevesi chromosome 9, mMunRee1.1, whole genome shotgun sequence DNA region contains:
- the FIBIN gene encoding fin bud initiation factor homolog gives MVFLKFLWMGFLCHLCQGYFDGPLYPEMSNGTLHHYFVPDGDYEENDDPEKCQLLFRVSDHRRCSQGEGSPASTLLSLTLREEFTVLGRQVEDAGRVLEGISKSISYDLDGEESYGKYLRRESHQIGDAYSNSDKSLTELESKFKQGQEQDSRQESRLNEDFLGMLVHTRSLLKETLDISVGLRDKYELLALTIRSHGTRLGRLKNDYLKV, from the coding sequence ATGGTGTTCCTGAAGTTTCTCTGGATGGGTTTTCTGTGCCACCTGTGTCAGGGCTATTTCGACGGTCCTCTCTACCCAGAGATGTCCAATGGGACCCTGCATCACTACTTTGTGCCGGACGGGGACTACGAGGAGAACGACGACCCCGAGAAATGCCAGCTGCTCTTCAGGGTGAGTGACCACCGGCGTTGCTCCCAGGGGGAGGGGAGCCCGGCCAGCACTCTGCTGAGCCTCACCCTGCGGGAGGAATTCACCGTGCTGGGCCGCCAGGTGGAGGACGCGGGGCGCGTGCTGGAGGGCATCAGTAAGAGCATCTCCTACGACCTTGACGGGGAGGAGAGCTATGGCAAGTACCTGCGGCGGGAGTCCCACCAGATCGGGGATGCCTACTCCAATTCGGACAAGTCCCTCACTGAGCTGGAAAGCAAGTTCAAGCAGGGCCAGGAGCAGGACAGCCGGCAAGAGAGTAGGCTCAACGAGGACTTCTTGGGGATGCTGGTCCACACCAGGTCCCTGCTGAAGGAAACGCTGGACATCTCCGTGGGGCTCAGGGACAAATATGAGCTGCTGGCCCTCACCATCAGGAGCCATGGGACCCGACTAGGTCGGCTGAAGAACGATTATCTTAAAGTGTAG